In the genome of Poecilia reticulata strain Guanapo linkage group LG16, Guppy_female_1.0+MT, whole genome shotgun sequence, one region contains:
- the LOC103477558 gene encoding uncharacterized protein LOC103477558 isoform X2 produces the protein MCLHLIGLLMQTSDSVHSLQIKTFLCPIVSTSCSSCEPRSLLILIQKKLLLLLLRGHVSISVSGPEGALLPLPEEAGSAELLGCSCRDCSDHGGCAECRPRTGKNKHSSGGFHQPGSCLLVGRCVCRNRNHDRFSGSVPFLLLGESNGHVGFTVFLNIVGAIFSITGIVLYAIDLTSSSLLWVCDRSGSDPDRYDDSCRNVAAFDQNLLTSLDRALILLAVLLLVLSISFAALGIGFLTGEVKEEEVDNVSKEDLKEILLISPGA, from the exons ATGTGTTTGCATCTGATAGGCCTGTTGATGCAGACCAGTGACTCAGTTCACTCTCTTCAGATTAAAACATTCCTTTGCCCAATCGTTTCCACCTCATGCTCCAGCTGTGAGCCCAGATCTCTGCTGATTTTAATCcagaagaagctgctgctgctgctgctgcggggACATGTCTCCATCTCCGTGTCGGGTCCTGAAGGCGCTCTGCTGCCGCTGCCTGAAGAAGCTGGGAGTGCAGAGCTGCTGGGCTGCAGCTGCCGGG ACTGTTCAGATCATGGTGGGTGTGCTGAATGTCGGCCTCGGACCGGGAAGAACAAGCACTCGTCTGGGGGATTTCACCAGCCTGGGAGCTGCTTACTGGTTGGGCGCTGTG TTTGTCGTAACAGGAATCATGACCGTTTTAGCGGGTCGGTTCCCTTCCTCCTGCTTGGTGAGTCAAACGGCCAT GTGGGCTTCACTGTGTTCCTGAACATTGTTGGTGCGATCTTCTCCATCACTGGCATCGTGTTGTACGCCATCGACCTGACcagctcctctctgctctggGTTTGTGACCGCTCCGGTTCTGACCCCGATCGCTACGACGATAGCTGCAGAAACGTGGCCGCCTTCGATCAG AACTTACTGACGTCTCTGGACCGAGCCCTGATTCTGCTGGCTGTTCTGCTGTTGGTTCTCAGTATTTCTTTTGCTGCTCTTGGCATCGGGTTCCTGACTGGTGaggtgaaggaggaagag GTTGACAACGTTTCTAAAGAAGACTTGAAGGAAATCCTTCTCATCAGTCCTGGTGCTTGA
- the LOC103477558 gene encoding uncharacterized protein LOC103477558 isoform X1, translating into MCLHLIGLLMQTSDSVHSLQIKTFLCPIVSTSCSSCEPRSLLILIQKKLLLLLLRGHVSISVSGPEGALLPLPEEAGSAELLGCSCRDCSDHGGCAECRPRTGKNKHSSGGFHQPGSCLLVGRCVCRNRNHDRFSGSVPFLLLGESNGHVGFTVFLNIVGAIFSITGIVLYAIDLTSSSLLWVCDRSGSDPDRYDDSCRNVAAFDQNLLTSLDRALILLAVLLLVLSISFAALGIGFLTGEVKEEEQVDNVSKEDLKEILLISPGA; encoded by the exons ATGTGTTTGCATCTGATAGGCCTGTTGATGCAGACCAGTGACTCAGTTCACTCTCTTCAGATTAAAACATTCCTTTGCCCAATCGTTTCCACCTCATGCTCCAGCTGTGAGCCCAGATCTCTGCTGATTTTAATCcagaagaagctgctgctgctgctgctgcggggACATGTCTCCATCTCCGTGTCGGGTCCTGAAGGCGCTCTGCTGCCGCTGCCTGAAGAAGCTGGGAGTGCAGAGCTGCTGGGCTGCAGCTGCCGGG ACTGTTCAGATCATGGTGGGTGTGCTGAATGTCGGCCTCGGACCGGGAAGAACAAGCACTCGTCTGGGGGATTTCACCAGCCTGGGAGCTGCTTACTGGTTGGGCGCTGTG TTTGTCGTAACAGGAATCATGACCGTTTTAGCGGGTCGGTTCCCTTCCTCCTGCTTGGTGAGTCAAACGGCCAT GTGGGCTTCACTGTGTTCCTGAACATTGTTGGTGCGATCTTCTCCATCACTGGCATCGTGTTGTACGCCATCGACCTGACcagctcctctctgctctggGTTTGTGACCGCTCCGGTTCTGACCCCGATCGCTACGACGATAGCTGCAGAAACGTGGCCGCCTTCGATCAG AACTTACTGACGTCTCTGGACCGAGCCCTGATTCTGCTGGCTGTTCTGCTGTTGGTTCTCAGTATTTCTTTTGCTGCTCTTGGCATCGGGTTCCTGACTGGTGaggtgaaggaggaagag CAGGTTGACAACGTTTCTAAAGAAGACTTGAAGGAAATCCTTCTCATCAGTCCTGGTGCTTGA
- the LOC103477558 gene encoding high affinity immunoglobulin epsilon receptor subunit beta-like isoform X3, which translates to MSPSPCRVLKALCCRCLKKLGVQSCWAAAAGVRGTRGKSHRKTGIMVLFLLQTVQIMVGVLNVGLGPGRTSTRLGDFTSLGAAYWLGAVFVVTGIMTVLAGRFPSSCLVGFTVFLNIVGAIFSITGIVLYAIDLTSSSLLWVCDRSGSDPDRYDDSCRNVAAFDQNLLTSLDRALILLAVLLLVLSISFAALGIGFLTGEVKEEEQVDNVSKEDLKEILLISPGA; encoded by the exons ATGTCTCCATCTCCGTGTCGGGTCCTGAAGGCGCTCTGCTGCCGCTGCCTGAAGAAGCTGGGAGTGCAGAGCTGCTGGGCTGCAGCTGCCGGGGTGAGAGGAACCAGGGGAAAGTCTCACCGTAAGACAGGGAtcatggttttatttctgttgcagACTGTTCAGATCATGGTGGGTGTGCTGAATGTCGGCCTCGGACCGGGAAGAACAAGCACTCGTCTGGGGGATTTCACCAGCCTGGGAGCTGCTTACTGGTTGGGCGCTGTG TTTGTCGTAACAGGAATCATGACCGTTTTAGCGGGTCGGTTCCCTTCCTCCTGCTTG GTGGGCTTCACTGTGTTCCTGAACATTGTTGGTGCGATCTTCTCCATCACTGGCATCGTGTTGTACGCCATCGACCTGACcagctcctctctgctctggGTTTGTGACCGCTCCGGTTCTGACCCCGATCGCTACGACGATAGCTGCAGAAACGTGGCCGCCTTCGATCAG AACTTACTGACGTCTCTGGACCGAGCCCTGATTCTGCTGGCTGTTCTGCTGTTGGTTCTCAGTATTTCTTTTGCTGCTCTTGGCATCGGGTTCCTGACTGGTGaggtgaaggaggaagag CAGGTTGACAACGTTTCTAAAGAAGACTTGAAGGAAATCCTTCTCATCAGTCCTGGTGCTTGA
- the LOC103477558 gene encoding high affinity immunoglobulin epsilon receptor subunit beta-like isoform X4: MSPSPCRVLKALCCRCLKKLGVQSCWAAAAGTVQIMVGVLNVGLGPGRTSTRLGDFTSLGAAYWLGAVFVVTGIMTVLAGRFPSSCLVGFTVFLNIVGAIFSITGIVLYAIDLTSSSLLWVCDRSGSDPDRYDDSCRNVAAFDQNLLTSLDRALILLAVLLLVLSISFAALGIGFLTGEVKEEEQVDNVSKEDLKEILLISPGA; the protein is encoded by the exons ATGTCTCCATCTCCGTGTCGGGTCCTGAAGGCGCTCTGCTGCCGCTGCCTGAAGAAGCTGGGAGTGCAGAGCTGCTGGGCTGCAGCTGCCGGG ACTGTTCAGATCATGGTGGGTGTGCTGAATGTCGGCCTCGGACCGGGAAGAACAAGCACTCGTCTGGGGGATTTCACCAGCCTGGGAGCTGCTTACTGGTTGGGCGCTGTG TTTGTCGTAACAGGAATCATGACCGTTTTAGCGGGTCGGTTCCCTTCCTCCTGCTTG GTGGGCTTCACTGTGTTCCTGAACATTGTTGGTGCGATCTTCTCCATCACTGGCATCGTGTTGTACGCCATCGACCTGACcagctcctctctgctctggGTTTGTGACCGCTCCGGTTCTGACCCCGATCGCTACGACGATAGCTGCAGAAACGTGGCCGCCTTCGATCAG AACTTACTGACGTCTCTGGACCGAGCCCTGATTCTGCTGGCTGTTCTGCTGTTGGTTCTCAGTATTTCTTTTGCTGCTCTTGGCATCGGGTTCCTGACTGGTGaggtgaaggaggaagag CAGGTTGACAACGTTTCTAAAGAAGACTTGAAGGAAATCCTTCTCATCAGTCCTGGTGCTTGA